The proteins below are encoded in one region of Euryarchaeota archaeon:
- a CDS encoding DUF2200 domain-containing protein — MTEHRIFSMPFAQVYPLYIQKAERKGRTKAEVDEIIGWLTGYTSKGLQRQLDAQADFRTFFAEAPKMNPNASRIKGVVCGVRVEMIKDPLMRKIRCLDKLVDELARGKAMDKILRK; from the coding sequence GTGACCGAACATCGAATCTTCTCCATGCCGTTTGCGCAAGTGTATCCGCTTTACATCCAGAAGGCCGAACGCAAGGGACGCACGAAAGCGGAAGTCGACGAGATCATCGGCTGGCTTACGGGCTACACGTCGAAGGGCCTTCAGCGACAGCTTGACGCCCAAGCGGACTTCCGGACATTCTTCGCGGAAGCGCCGAAGATGAATCCGAACGCGTCCCGGATCAAGGGCGTGGTCTGTGGCGTGCGCGTCGAGATGATCAAAGATCCTCTTATGCGAAAGATCCGATGCCTGGACAAACTGGTCGACGAACTCGCCCGCGGCAAGGCCATGGACAAGATCCTGCGAAAGTAG
- a CDS encoding radical SAM protein produces MDDSLHSVLGRAHRPSQTSIEAFCQAMMARDELVTPAEFGSTEVREVEVKRALNRMPHPYDHWALNPYLGCSHACTYCYVPDVAHLERPKWGSYVVVKRNLPTVLARELKTLDKDQVFLSSATDPYQPIESEARMTRRCLEILLRNHWPLRVLTRSPLVRRDTDLFRRFSDIAVGLSVPTLDDEARAVIEPRAPPIEGRLKALRFLADAGVETYANLMPAYPLTGGLDETDIAHAMVEAGVRRVCFSGWNYLPNVVPVLTARTRGTKFENTAALVTDGSTYRKMAEKLREAFEGTGVAFSS; encoded by the coding sequence GTGGATGATTCCCTTCACAGCGTGCTCGGACGCGCCCATCGGCCTTCCCAGACTTCCATCGAGGCGTTCTGCCAGGCCATGATGGCGCGGGACGAACTCGTCACGCCGGCCGAATTCGGCTCGACGGAGGTGCGCGAGGTGGAAGTGAAGCGCGCCCTCAACCGGATGCCCCACCCGTACGACCATTGGGCGTTGAACCCGTACCTGGGGTGCTCTCACGCGTGCACTTACTGCTACGTGCCGGACGTGGCACACCTCGAGCGACCGAAATGGGGTTCCTACGTCGTGGTGAAACGCAACCTGCCGACCGTCCTTGCGCGAGAACTCAAGACGCTCGACAAGGACCAGGTCTTCCTATCGTCCGCGACGGACCCCTACCAGCCGATTGAAAGCGAAGCGCGCATGACACGGCGCTGCCTCGAAATCCTCCTTCGCAACCACTGGCCCCTCCGCGTACTCACACGTAGCCCTCTCGTACGTCGCGACACCGATCTCTTCCGGAGGTTCTCGGACATCGCGGTCGGGCTCAGCGTGCCGACACTTGACGACGAGGCACGCGCCGTGATCGAGCCCCGGGCCCCGCCGATCGAGGGGCGACTCAAGGCGCTTCGCTTCCTTGCCGACGCAGGTGTCGAGACTTACGCGAACCTGATGCCGGCCTATCCGCTGACCGGCGGGTTGGATGAGACGGACATTGCACATGCGATGGTGGAGGCCGGCGTGAGGCGGGTCTGCTTCTCGGGTTGGAATTATCTCCCGAATGTGGTTCCCGTCCTCACGGCGCGCACGCGGGGCACGAAGTTCGAGAATACGGCGGCGCTCGTCACGGATGGTTCCACGTATCGCAAGATGGCGGAAAAACTCAGGGAGGCGTTCGAAGGAACGGGCGTCGCGTTTTCGTCGTGA
- a CDS encoding alpha-hydroxy-acid oxidizing protein yields the protein MLSQTAYDYVIGGSGDERSVRENEAGYARLRLVHRVLRDVSRRDCSTRVLGQRISLPAMVAPTAFHKLMHAEGEEASARGAAAAGTVFIASTLSNTSLEAIASAAAGPKWFQLYVYRDKKLTESLVSRAASSGYKALVLTVDTPTWGRRERDLRNRFTLPQGLQLANFTGIPAGRLSAAKEGKSGLAAYLDEQRKPDLTWADVEWLKDVSGLPIVLKGIVHPDDAKAAVEHGAAAIIVSNHGGRQLDAGVATIDLLPGVVAAVDGRCEVYVDGGVRRGTDVLIALALGADAVLIGRPILWSLAIAGEAGVERALRLLRDEFDSAMALAGFKSPDEVTKDAVRASPL from the coding sequence ATGCTCTCGCAGACCGCGTACGATTACGTCATCGGTGGAAGCGGCGACGAAAGGAGCGTGCGCGAGAACGAGGCCGGTTACGCGCGGTTGAGGCTCGTCCATCGGGTCCTACGGGACGTTTCCCGCCGCGATTGTTCGACCCGGGTCCTCGGCCAGCGCATCTCACTGCCCGCGATGGTCGCCCCCACGGCCTTCCACAAGTTGATGCATGCTGAAGGCGAGGAGGCAAGTGCTCGCGGGGCGGCGGCCGCCGGAACCGTTTTCATCGCCAGCACTCTTTCGAACACATCGCTTGAGGCCATTGCGTCCGCCGCGGCGGGGCCCAAATGGTTCCAACTCTACGTCTACCGTGATAAAAAACTGACAGAGTCGCTCGTCTCGCGCGCTGCGTCCTCCGGGTACAAGGCGCTGGTGCTCACGGTGGACACGCCGACGTGGGGAAGAAGAGAGCGGGACCTGCGAAACCGCTTCACGCTTCCACAGGGCCTGCAGCTTGCGAACTTCACCGGAATCCCCGCTGGACGTCTCTCGGCCGCCAAGGAGGGAAAGAGCGGTCTCGCCGCGTACCTTGACGAGCAGAGGAAACCGGACCTCACATGGGCGGACGTCGAGTGGCTTAAGGACGTATCGGGGCTCCCGATCGTCCTCAAGGGCATCGTGCATCCCGACGACGCGAAGGCGGCGGTCGAACATGGAGCGGCCGCGATCATCGTCTCCAACCACGGTGGGCGCCAACTCGACGCCGGGGTGGCCACGATCGACCTGCTCCCCGGGGTCGTCGCCGCCGTCGATGGGAGGTGCGAGGTCTACGTCGATGGCGGCGTGAGGCGGGGCACGGACGTGTTGATCGCGCTAGCACTCGGCGCAGATGCGGTGCTCATCGGGCGACCGATCCTTTGGAGCCTCGCGATCGCCGGCGAGGCGGGCGTCGAGCGCGCGTTGAGGCTTCTACGCGACGAGTTCGACTCGGCGATGGCGCTTGCGGGATTCAAGTCGCCAGACGAGGTCACGAAGGATGCGGTCCGCGCTTCGCCGCTCTGA
- a CDS encoding TatD family hydrolase: MRPPRPAYPVFDNHFHLDPDGRKAEAVKEFVRAGGTHMMLVHKPYGRTVANTVEKQHEALDVTLRLAEIARSVEGVTVFVALCPHPAELTEMMKTGMSLEESRIVMEAAIRRAAELVREGKAVAMGEAGRPHYPVSEDVGRVSNDLMRLELELCRDLGVAPILHTESATPEVFADLARIGREVGFPVERMVKHYSPAIVDEKLNHGLFPSVIVGKGQAEEAARQGTRFMMETDYTDEPRMEDGKILPGTATGAVLGPKTVPRRSNELVEKGIFATDALWKIHKENPEKVYRISVEL; this comes from the coding sequence ATGCGTCCGCCCCGGCCGGCCTACCCCGTCTTCGACAACCACTTCCACCTTGACCCCGACGGTCGGAAAGCGGAGGCCGTGAAAGAGTTCGTCCGCGCCGGGGGGACGCACATGATGCTCGTTCACAAACCCTACGGGCGCACGGTCGCAAACACCGTCGAAAAGCAACACGAGGCGCTCGATGTCACACTTCGCCTCGCGGAGATCGCCCGAAGCGTCGAGGGCGTGACCGTCTTCGTAGCACTCTGCCCACATCCGGCGGAACTCACCGAGATGATGAAGACGGGGATGAGCCTTGAGGAGTCACGCATCGTGATGGAGGCCGCCATACGCCGCGCCGCCGAGCTCGTCCGCGAAGGGAAGGCGGTCGCGATGGGGGAGGCGGGGCGCCCTCACTACCCCGTGAGCGAGGATGTCGGGCGGGTAAGCAACGACCTCATGCGTCTCGAATTGGAACTGTGCCGCGACCTTGGCGTGGCGCCGATACTTCACACCGAGTCGGCGACGCCCGAAGTCTTCGCAGATCTTGCCCGCATCGGAAGGGAAGTCGGATTCCCGGTGGAGCGGATGGTGAAACATTACTCGCCCGCGATCGTCGACGAGAAGCTGAACCACGGCCTTTTCCCAAGCGTCATCGTGGGGAAGGGACAGGCGGAAGAAGCGGCCCGCCAGGGGACGCGCTTCATGATGGAGACGGATTACACGGACGAACCGCGGATGGAAGATGGAAAGATCCTTCCTGGGACCGCGACGGGCGCGGTATTGGGACCGAAGACCGTGCCGCGCCGCTCTAATGAACTCGTCGAAAAGGGGATCTTCGCGACCGACGCACTCTGGAAAATACACAAGGAAAACCCGGAAAAGGTCTACCGGATCTCCGTTGAACTCTGA
- a CDS encoding TCP-1/cpn60 chaperonin family protein — translation MAGGQQVIILKEGTRRDRGKGAQSNNILAAKAVAEAVRSTLGPKGMDKMLVDSMGDVVITNDGATILKEIDVEHPTAKMIVEVSKTQDEQCGDGTTTAVVLAGELLKQAEDLIEDVHPTLITAGYRLAADKAIKVLNDIAKPVTLSDTATLVRIARTSMASKSTSTYSEHLSTIVVDAVTAVAEKTGSEWKVDKDNIKIEKKHGGSIEDTELIEGIVLDKERANSRMPSTVASPKIALINAALEIKKTEVDAKIEITDPNQLQAFLDEEEHTIKKLVDSVVASKANVVFCQKGIDDLALHYLAKAGIYAVKSVSEKDMKKLARATGAKIVNNLKDLTSKDLGTAGNVEERKIADEEMTFVTGCKGAKAVTILVRGGTEHVIDEVERNLDDAIGVVRSAVEDGKIVAGAGAPEIEVALALRKYASSVGGREQLAIERFASALEIIPRTLAENAGLDAINALVDLRQAHEKKQTYAGLDLDTGKVVDAWKANILEPLRVKTQAIQSATEVATMILRIDDVIAAKAFTPPPPGAGGEHGGMGDY, via the coding sequence ATGGCAGGAGGACAGCAGGTAATTATCCTAAAGGAAGGCACCCGCCGCGATCGCGGAAAGGGCGCACAGTCGAACAACATCCTCGCAGCTAAGGCTGTTGCAGAAGCGGTCCGCTCGACACTTGGGCCCAAGGGCATGGACAAGATGCTCGTCGATTCGATGGGCGACGTCGTCATCACGAACGACGGAGCGACGATCCTCAAAGAGATCGACGTCGAGCACCCCACGGCGAAGATGATCGTGGAGGTCTCAAAGACCCAGGACGAGCAGTGCGGCGACGGCACGACCACAGCGGTCGTCCTCGCTGGTGAACTCCTCAAGCAGGCAGAAGACCTCATCGAGGACGTCCACCCGACGCTCATCACGGCCGGCTACAGGCTCGCAGCCGACAAGGCCATCAAGGTCTTGAACGACATCGCGAAGCCCGTGACGCTCTCCGACACCGCCACCCTAGTGCGCATCGCCCGCACCTCGATGGCGTCGAAGTCGACGAGCACCTACTCCGAGCACCTCTCGACGATCGTCGTTGACGCGGTCACCGCGGTCGCAGAGAAGACCGGCAGCGAATGGAAGGTCGACAAGGACAACATCAAGATCGAGAAGAAACACGGTGGCTCCATCGAAGACACCGAGCTCATCGAGGGCATAGTCCTCGACAAGGAGAGGGCCAACAGCAGGATGCCCTCGACCGTCGCGAGCCCGAAGATCGCCCTCATAAACGCCGCCCTCGAGATCAAGAAGACCGAGGTCGACGCGAAGATCGAGATAACGGACCCGAACCAGCTCCAGGCGTTCCTCGACGAGGAAGAGCACACCATCAAGAAGCTCGTCGACTCCGTCGTCGCGAGCAAGGCCAACGTCGTCTTCTGCCAGAAAGGTATAGACGACCTGGCGCTTCATTACCTCGCGAAGGCCGGCATCTACGCCGTCAAGTCCGTCAGCGAGAAGGACATGAAGAAGCTCGCAAGAGCGACTGGCGCGAAGATCGTCAACAACCTCAAGGACCTCACCTCGAAGGACCTCGGCACCGCCGGGAACGTCGAGGAAAGGAAGATCGCCGATGAGGAGATGACCTTCGTGACGGGCTGCAAGGGTGCGAAGGCCGTGACCATCCTGGTCCGCGGCGGCACCGAGCACGTCATCGACGAAGTCGAGAGGAACCTCGACGACGCCATCGGTGTCGTGCGCTCGGCCGTCGAGGACGGAAAGATCGTCGCCGGTGCAGGTGCCCCGGAGATCGAGGTCGCCCTCGCGCTTCGGAAGTACGCAAGCTCGGTCGGGGGCCGCGAACAGCTCGCCATCGAGCGCTTCGCATCCGCACTCGAGATAATCCCGAGGACACTCGCGGAGAACGCCGGTCTTGACGCGATAAACGCGCTCGTGGACCTTCGTCAGGCCCACGAGAAGAAGCAGACCTACGCCGGTCTCGATTTAGACACGGGCAAGGTCGTCGACGCGTGGAAGGCCAACATCCTTGAGCCTCTCCGTGTCAAGACCCAGGCCATCCAGTCCGCAACCGAGGTCGCGACGATGATCCTAAGGATCGACGACGTGATCGCGGCCAAGGCGTTCACCCCCCCGCCCCCGGGCGCGGGCGGCGAACACGGCGGGATGGGCGATTACTGA
- a CDS encoding DUF424 family protein, which translates to MFRAKVYKQGNEVLVAASDDDIVGKVFREGRLHIKVSAEFYGTETVEADFLLGQLQACTIANLVGRRVVGLALEYGFIDAANVIYIDGVPHAQMAVMR; encoded by the coding sequence ATGTTCCGGGCAAAGGTCTACAAGCAAGGCAACGAAGTGCTCGTCGCCGCCTCGGACGACGACATCGTCGGGAAAGTCTTTCGCGAAGGGCGGCTCCACATCAAGGTGAGCGCCGAGTTCTACGGCACCGAGACCGTCGAGGCGGATTTCCTCCTAGGCCAACTTCAGGCGTGCACGATCGCGAACCTCGTCGGAAGACGGGTCGTCGGGTTGGCGCTCGAATACGGTTTCATCGATGCCGCGAACGTCATCTACATCGACGGCGTGCCCCATGCCCAGATGGCAGTGATGAGGTGA
- a CDS encoding translation initiation factor IF-2 subunit beta, which yields MKRGRSQVPDKVKGDIRFEMPKAETLDEGKATVISNFKQICDSLRRDPDHVLKWLQRELGAPCVNSGGRAIIQRKLGRNAVNEKMEEYLREYVLCNECGKPDTHFEKDHRVHILRCEACGGHRPLKSG from the coding sequence TTGAAGCGCGGGCGAAGCCAGGTGCCGGACAAGGTGAAAGGCGACATTCGGTTCGAGATGCCGAAGGCGGAGACGCTCGATGAAGGGAAGGCAACGGTGATCTCCAACTTCAAGCAGATCTGCGATTCGCTCCGGCGTGACCCGGACCACGTCTTGAAGTGGCTTCAACGCGAGTTGGGCGCACCGTGCGTGAATTCAGGAGGCCGCGCGATCATCCAAAGGAAGCTCGGTCGCAACGCCGTGAACGAGAAGATGGAGGAGTACTTGCGCGAGTACGTTCTCTGCAACGAGTGCGGAAAACCCGACACGCATTTCGAGAAGGACCACCGCGTCCATATCCTCCGCTGCGAGGCGTGCGGCGGGCACCGCCCCTTGAAATCGGGGTAG
- a CDS encoding DNA-directed RNA polymerase subunit K, whose protein sequence is MAESTPSQSDFTRFEKARVIGARALQIALGAPTLLDTTDFDPVRLSHMEFNEGIIPITVVRQPRVSKFRRPVRVARTGIAADLDLVEEDEPAQDWPEAGEH, encoded by the coding sequence ATGGCCGAGTCCACACCATCTCAAAGTGATTTCACGCGGTTCGAGAAGGCGCGCGTCATTGGTGCCCGTGCACTACAGATCGCGCTCGGCGCTCCGACGCTGCTTGATACGACCGACTTTGACCCCGTCAGACTCTCGCACATGGAATTCAACGAGGGCATCATCCCGATAACGGTCGTCCGCCAGCCGCGCGTCAGCAAGTTCCGGCGGCCGGTGCGGGTCGCCCGCACGGGGATCGCGGCCGACCTCGACCTCGTCGAGGAAGATGAGCCGGCGCAGGATTGGCCCGAGGCCGGGGAACATTAG
- a CDS encoding minichromosome maintenance protein MCM yields MPRRRNEEVTDTPEARTQFSESQLTQSWERFLRKYAKALINEAVQEYPQKRSITVRFLDIDRHDHELAEYLIKHPYHAIRAAEAALKAMDAPWLTEERPSLRFRFEGLPDSYKIGIRSLRAEDLGKVVALEGIIKRTTEVRPRLEDAIFECLRCKANIKVSQDEHLTFKEPYECFEEQGGCGRSPGFKLIQESSRFIDQQRIEVQEGFDKLRGGDQPQKINVYCEEDLVGRFSPGDRVVANGILRSSQRKVGGAKSTVFDLHVEGISIERSREEYEDVKISPEDEVAIERLAQDPELYTKMIDSMAPSIYGMREEKEALVLQLYGGVAKKLPDGNRLRGDIHILLVGDPGVAKSQLLRYASSLAPRGIYTSGKSSSAAGLTAAAVRDEQDGRWALEAGALVLADGGIACIDEMDKMEETDTSSMHEAMEQQTISVAKAGITAQLQSRCSILGAANPKLGRFDPFKNIAEQIDMDPPLLSRFDVIFPLTDKPEPKRDTALAAHVLSTHRAGEIVEYRKGKPEGAYSEADEERALLRAKPPIERGFLRKYVAHAKKSCFPVMQEEALERIRDYYVNLRRQAGAEAGERGPVPMTPRQLEAIVRLAESSARVRLSNEVRIQDVDRAIGIVEYYLRKVSGGTGVMDIDVIATGISHDQRERINIVTEIIRSLEVGRDGAPFTEVIAEAERRGIPVDKARETVLRLKEQGRIYEPRSDHFRLTHG; encoded by the coding sequence ATGCCCCGACGACGAAACGAGGAGGTGACCGATACGCCCGAAGCGAGGACCCAATTCAGTGAATCGCAGCTCACGCAAAGCTGGGAACGCTTCCTGCGAAAGTACGCCAAAGCGCTCATCAACGAAGCGGTCCAGGAATACCCGCAGAAAAGGAGCATCACCGTCCGCTTCCTCGACATCGACCGTCACGACCACGAACTCGCCGAGTACCTGATAAAACACCCCTACCACGCCATCCGAGCGGCCGAGGCGGCGCTCAAGGCGATGGACGCGCCGTGGCTCACAGAAGAGCGGCCCAGCCTCCGTTTCCGCTTCGAAGGCCTCCCCGACAGTTACAAGATAGGCATCCGGAGCCTCAGGGCGGAGGACCTCGGGAAAGTAGTGGCGCTCGAAGGCATCATCAAGAGAACGACGGAGGTCAGGCCGAGGCTCGAAGACGCGATCTTCGAATGCCTTCGATGCAAGGCCAACATCAAGGTGTCGCAAGACGAGCATCTGACCTTCAAGGAGCCTTACGAGTGCTTCGAGGAACAAGGCGGGTGCGGCAGGTCGCCCGGCTTCAAGCTCATACAGGAGTCGTCACGTTTCATCGACCAGCAGCGCATCGAAGTGCAAGAGGGCTTCGACAAGCTGCGAGGCGGCGACCAGCCCCAGAAGATAAACGTCTATTGCGAAGAGGATCTCGTGGGCCGCTTCTCGCCCGGCGACAGGGTCGTGGCCAACGGCATCTTGAGAAGCAGCCAACGGAAAGTCGGCGGAGCGAAGTCCACCGTGTTCGACCTCCACGTCGAAGGCATCAGCATCGAGCGCTCCCGCGAGGAGTACGAGGACGTGAAGATCTCCCCCGAGGACGAGGTGGCGATCGAACGGTTGGCCCAGGACCCGGAGCTTTACACCAAGATGATCGACAGCATGGCCCCCTCCATCTACGGCATGAGAGAAGAGAAGGAGGCGCTCGTCTTGCAACTGTACGGCGGGGTCGCGAAGAAACTGCCCGACGGGAACCGTTTGAGGGGCGACATCCACATCCTTCTTGTAGGCGACCCCGGTGTCGCAAAGTCGCAGCTTCTCCGGTACGCCTCGTCGCTTGCGCCGCGTGGCATCTACACGTCCGGAAAATCAAGCAGTGCGGCAGGGCTCACCGCGGCGGCGGTGCGCGACGAACAGGACGGGCGATGGGCGCTTGAGGCCGGGGCGCTGGTGCTTGCCGACGGCGGCATAGCGTGCATCGACGAGATGGACAAGATGGAGGAGACCGACACTTCCTCGATGCACGAGGCCATGGAGCAGCAGACGATCAGTGTCGCCAAGGCCGGGATAACCGCGCAGCTCCAATCGCGGTGTTCCATCCTCGGGGCGGCAAACCCCAAGCTCGGGCGCTTCGACCCGTTCAAGAACATCGCGGAACAGATCGACATGGATCCTCCGCTTCTTTCGAGGTTCGATGTCATCTTCCCGCTCACGGACAAGCCCGAACCGAAACGCGACACGGCGCTCGCAGCGCACGTCTTGTCGACGCACCGCGCCGGTGAGATAGTGGAGTACAGGAAGGGAAAGCCCGAAGGTGCCTACAGCGAAGCGGACGAGGAGCGTGCATTGTTAAGGGCAAAACCGCCGATCGAACGCGGTTTCCTTAGGAAATACGTCGCCCACGCGAAGAAAAGTTGTTTTCCGGTCATGCAGGAGGAGGCGCTCGAACGGATCCGTGACTACTACGTGAACCTCCGTCGCCAAGCGGGTGCGGAGGCCGGCGAGCGCGGCCCCGTGCCGATGACGCCTCGCCAGCTGGAGGCCATCGTGCGTCTTGCCGAATCCTCGGCGCGCGTGCGTCTTTCAAACGAGGTCCGGATCCAGGACGTGGACAGGGCCATCGGTATCGTAGAGTATTATCTGCGCAAGGTCTCCGGCGGGACCGGTGTGATGGACATCGACGTCATAGCGACCGGTATCAGCCACGACCAGCGGGAACGCATCAACATCGTGACAGAGATCATCCGTAGCCTCGAAGTCGGGCGAGACGGTGCTCCCTTCACGGAAGTGATCGCCGAGGCGGAAAGGCGTGGGATCCCCGTGGACAAGGCGCGAGAGACCGTTCTTCGGCTCAAGGAGCAGGGACGCATCTACGAGCCAAGAAGCGACCACTTCAGGCTAACGCACGGTTGA
- a CDS encoding exo-alpha-sialidase, protein MQSPRAPITLVVLILVVVSGCAEQTRKQQPEPDHRPVLSCPSPCAVVIDKGTRWEPAVAADPRDGKTIVAASMDQGFDAQGKPYSWPLAHVSKDGGATWATMRLPMGRDAPPTHPLVAYDHADDPAVLILADGTVLYTALVFNFESVDGRGIASTAASIALWRSSDGGQSFPEASILQQGSDAVSPAYGAGRIEFDKQWLASGADGTVLMAWNRNEQRTSACFEGCTQTYAASSTDGGRTWSPPSEIYRGVSSGAFPLVLDDGSCVVSYRETDDAKIHLAVSTDRGASWTTNTSIDSTTKFPVLAKTIGPGPTGERIYMAYPMTGETNGQPDVPQIVTLRWSDDGGRTWSVAIEIESTQAAARTSPALAATRDGSAIVTYWFPMGEGTTLSATLRAVAIAANGNMSERITLDAHEGTTRTTGDYMGLVALAEGQGAFAVWNARHGNGHVITGARLTTA, encoded by the coding sequence ATGCAGAGCCCGCGTGCCCCGATCACACTCGTGGTCCTCATACTGGTCGTCGTGAGCGGATGCGCCGAGCAAACACGGAAACAGCAGCCGGAACCAGACCACCGCCCTGTCCTCTCCTGCCCCTCGCCGTGCGCCGTCGTCATCGACAAGGGCACGCGTTGGGAACCCGCGGTCGCGGCCGACCCCCGGGACGGGAAAACGATCGTCGCTGCCAGCATGGACCAGGGGTTCGACGCGCAAGGCAAGCCGTACTCGTGGCCGCTCGCGCACGTGAGCAAGGACGGTGGCGCCACTTGGGCGACGATGCGGCTTCCCATGGGACGCGACGCACCGCCGACCCATCCTCTCGTCGCATACGACCACGCGGACGATCCGGCCGTCCTCATCCTAGCCGATGGGACCGTCCTGTACACCGCCCTCGTTTTCAATTTTGAATCCGTGGACGGGCGGGGCATCGCCTCGACCGCAGCCTCGATCGCGCTTTGGCGCTCTTCGGACGGTGGTCAAAGCTTCCCCGAGGCGAGCATCCTGCAGCAAGGCTCGGACGCGGTTTCGCCCGCCTACGGTGCAGGCCGCATCGAATTCGACAAACAATGGCTAGCCTCGGGCGCGGACGGTACCGTCCTCATGGCGTGGAACCGCAACGAGCAACGGACGTCCGCTTGCTTCGAGGGTTGTACGCAGACCTATGCGGCGAGTTCCACAGACGGCGGCCGGACATGGTCGCCGCCGAGCGAAATCTACCGGGGCGTCTCCTCCGGGGCGTTCCCGCTCGTGCTCGACGACGGATCATGCGTCGTTTCGTACCGAGAGACGGACGATGCTAAGATCCATTTAGCCGTCTCCACGGACAGGGGCGCATCATGGACGACGAACACGTCGATCGACAGCACGACGAAATTCCCGGTCCTCGCAAAGACCATCGGGCCGGGGCCGACCGGCGAGCGAATCTACATGGCCTACCCGATGACGGGCGAAACGAACGGACAGCCCGACGTGCCGCAGATCGTGACGCTGCGCTGGTCGGACGACGGCGGGCGAACATGGAGCGTAGCCATCGAAATCGAGTCGACGCAGGCCGCCGCCCGGACATCGCCCGCTCTCGCGGCCACGCGCGACGGGAGCGCAATCGTCACCTACTGGTTCCCGATGGGCGAAGGGACCACACTAAGCGCCACCCTTCGGGCCGTAGCCATCGCGGCGAATGGCAACATGTCGGAGCGCATCACGCTCGACGCGCACGAAGGCACGACTCGAACGACGGGCGACTACATGGGGCTCGTGGCACTTGCCGAAGGTCAAGGCGCTTTTGCCGTGTGGAACGCCAGACACGGGAATGGCCACGTCATCACGGGCGCGCGGTTGACGACGGCCTGA
- a CDS encoding DUF3198 domain-containing protein, producing MRLNLKPYRIYVSGFMAIVGSPVLIIGFPAYFWFVDKSPDPQNLKLFFGGIGLMVGVLVLVMYGPNFHALWRKRLRFRELTSGAKKSDFLRNIQELDEIARTLGGSYPRRLREMREGQKRK from the coding sequence ATGCGTCTGAACCTGAAGCCGTACAGGATCTACGTCTCGGGGTTCATGGCGATCGTCGGCTCGCCGGTCCTTATCATCGGTTTTCCCGCGTATTTCTGGTTCGTCGACAAGAGCCCCGATCCCCAGAACCTTAAGCTCTTCTTCGGGGGCATCGGGCTCATGGTGGGCGTCCTCGTCCTTGTCATGTACGGCCCGAACTTCCACGCCCTTTGGAGGAAACGGCTGCGTTTCCGGGAGTTGACCTCGGGCGCCAAGAAATCTGATTTCCTGCGTAACATCCAGGAGTTGGACGAGATCGCAAGGACCTTGGGCGGGAGTTACCCCAGGCGTTTGCGTGAGATGCGCGAGGGCCAGAAGAGGAAATAG
- a CDS encoding type II toxin-antitoxin system RelE/ParE family toxin, whose product MPYRVILGRRAEKNLRALRADERARVKDALLVLEEDPIHPRPGADIKRLKGTRRLYRVRVGPWRAIYGIHDGDVIITDFFRKKRGYDI is encoded by the coding sequence ATGCCTTACCGGGTGATCCTCGGGCGGCGCGCCGAAAAGAACCTTCGCGCGCTACGTGCCGATGAACGGGCGCGAGTCAAGGACGCTCTCCTCGTGCTGGAGGAAGACCCGATCCACCCCAGGCCCGGGGCGGACATCAAGCGGCTCAAGGGCACAAGACGCCTCTACCGCGTGCGCGTAGGCCCGTGGAGAGCCATCTATGGCATTCACGATGGCGACGTAATTATCACGGACTTCTTCAGGAAGAAGCGCGGATACGACATCTGA
- a CDS encoding Hsp20/alpha crystallin family protein: MPTNLPDDWRKRRKEGDKDPFFEMFGDMDAEFERMRVYMNKMMEDAMKSPGMKLGEPYVYGFSLKVGPDGKPRIQEFGNTKPLATAPEEAGREPLTDVIEDEKTVSATFEIPGVEKDEIQLHVTEDKLTIRVNTPKRKYHKEADLPARVKPETTEATYNNGVLDVVIQKAAEKAPAGKRVQIK, translated from the coding sequence ATGCCCACCAATCTTCCGGACGACTGGCGAAAGAGGCGCAAGGAAGGCGACAAGGACCCCTTCTTCGAGATGTTCGGCGACATGGACGCTGAATTCGAGCGCATGCGCGTCTACATGAACAAGATGATGGAGGACGCGATGAAATCGCCCGGAATGAAGCTGGGCGAGCCGTACGTCTACGGTTTCAGCCTCAAAGTAGGCCCCGACGGAAAGCCGCGCATCCAGGAGTTCGGGAACACGAAGCCCTTGGCGACGGCACCGGAGGAGGCGGGCCGCGAACCGCTCACCGACGTCATCGAGGACGAAAAGACCGTCTCGGCCACGTTCGAGATCCCCGGCGTCGAAAAAGACGAGATCCAACTCCACGTCACGGAGGACAAGTTGACGATACGCGTGAACACGCCCAAGCGGAAGTACCACAAGGAAGCGGACCTACCGGCGCGAGTGAAGCCCGAGACGACGGAGGCGACGTACAACAACGGAGTCCTCGACGTAGTGATCCAAAAGGCGGCGGAGAAGGCGCCGGCGGGAAAACGCGTGCAGATTAAGTGA